In Archaeoglobaceae archaeon, a single window of DNA contains:
- a CDS encoding DUF166 domain-containing protein translates to MFQSELRLIVFHYGFFGERFIANLMNYSNSCPSFGACGINSCTLCKEKLYSFSKNIIASFSMVDPKTMPSFIENADDFLPKFIPEADIAIAINLHPDVLSALPEKLAGKVSALIVPVEEPKWCTLGLAKQLNEKCEALGLEFLAPKPFCSMRKSGQKTIDRFIEEFGIGYPEFEIEIEEGRGKVRILRSQPCGCAWFIGVKLRGFDFTDYTTRELWNAVSEAHHSYPCTASMEKDPEFNETLLHVAGYIARHAVDKALGYEGDEEIPENLKKFIL, encoded by the coding sequence ATGTTTCAGTCAGAGTTAAGGCTGATTGTTTTTCACTACGGATTCTTTGGTGAGAGATTCATAGCAAATCTTATGAACTACTCGAACTCCTGCCCTTCTTTTGGAGCCTGCGGAATAAATTCATGCACTCTTTGCAAGGAAAAGCTTTACAGCTTCTCAAAGAACATAATTGCGAGCTTTTCAATGGTTGATCCAAAAACAATGCCAAGCTTTATTGAGAACGCCGACGATTTTTTACCAAAGTTCATTCCTGAAGCGGACATAGCAATAGCGATCAATTTACATCCAGACGTTCTCTCAGCTTTGCCAGAAAAGCTGGCTGGAAAGGTTTCCGCACTCATTGTTCCAGTTGAGGAGCCCAAATGGTGCACACTTGGGCTTGCTAAGCAATTGAATGAGAAATGTGAAGCTCTTGGCTTGGAATTTCTTGCTCCCAAGCCTTTTTGCTCAATGCGAAAAAGTGGACAGAAGACCATAGACAGATTTATTGAAGAATTTGGCATTGGTTATCCTGAATTCGAGATCGAAATCGAAGAAGGAAGAGGAAAAGTCAGAATTCTAAGAAGTCAGCCTTGTGGCTGTGCCTGGTTTATTGGAGTGAAGCTTCGAGGCTTTGATTTCACAGATTACACAACGCGAGAGCTATGGAATGCTGTAAGCGAGGCTCATCACAGCTATCCATGCACCGCAAGCATGGAAAAGGATCCTGAGTTTAACGAAACCCTTTTGCATGTCGCGGGCTACATTGCAAGGCATGCGGTCGACAAGGCTTTAGGCTACGAGGGCGATGAAGAGATCCCAGAAAATCTTAAAAAATTCATTCTTTAA